From the genome of Blautia pseudococcoides, one region includes:
- a CDS encoding matrixin family metalloprotease has protein sequence MRKRVVALCVTACMFTTMFGGTMVHAAESQTPLPTQQEKKEDETTVGNGENQTENSPDIQEPSVPDEVETPDITPDENKPDKPEEPVIKPEEPNKNEEPDKNEKTDGSLPDTETDDVDDKDMCIGIDGEEEPYEMAEYLRVTTIPGTWIQAADGRWWYKHNNGTYTKSGWEYINGKWYYFDGSGWMKTGWIQTKGKWYYCNGSGAMLTGWQQIGGKWYYLNGDGAMQVGWIQLSGKWYYLSSSGAMLTGWQQIGGKWYYLKVNSPDSGSMLTGWQNLKYPGAYSGNAYYNYFNSSGEFVTDSDYRGCNHGYSTFGDYRYTISPSNVKYHSYCSYNQTLQIGVGAAAWNRNEISHIVKASKASDANMLYYSVKFSSSGTLASTIHYINGAWSSNINGRWTKTRINVDNDQGIISSGTIAHEIGHAYGLSHRITNQNSIMCQVRYGRKVDTVQYTDLEALRHIY, from the coding sequence ATGAGAAAAAGAGTTGTAGCCCTATGTGTAACAGCATGCATGTTTACCACAATGTTCGGGGGAACGATGGTACATGCAGCAGAATCTCAGACACCATTGCCGACACAACAAGAGAAAAAAGAAGATGAAACAACAGTTGGCAATGGTGAAAATCAAACAGAAAATAGTCCAGATATACAGGAACCGTCTGTACCAGATGAGGTAGAGACTCCTGATATCACTCCTGATGAAAATAAGCCTGATAAGCCAGAGGAACCAGTAATCAAGCCAGAAGAACCGAATAAAAATGAAGAGCCTGATAAGAATGAAAAAACTGATGGTTCTCTTCCGGATACGGAAACCGACGACGTAGATGATAAGGATATGTGCATCGGTATTGATGGCGAAGAGGAGCCTTATGAAATGGCCGAGTACCTGAGAGTGACAACGATTCCAGGAACGTGGATACAGGCAGCAGATGGTCGTTGGTGGTACAAGCATAATAATGGTACATATACAAAAAGTGGTTGGGAATATATTAATGGGAAGTGGTATTATTTTGATGGTTCCGGCTGGATGAAAACGGGCTGGATACAGACAAAGGGCAAGTGGTATTACTGCAATGGAAGTGGAGCTATGCTTACAGGGTGGCAACAGATAGGAGGGAAATGGTATTATCTTAATGGCGATGGAGCCATGCAGGTTGGCTGGATACAGCTTAGTGGAAAATGGTATTATCTGAGTTCAAGTGGAGCGATGCTGACAGGATGGCAGCAAATAGGTGGAAAGTGGTACTATCTTAAAGTCAATTCACCTGATAGTGGTTCTATGCTGACAGGATGGCAAAATCTAAAATACCCAGGTGCTTACAGTGGTAATGCTTATTACAATTATTTTAATAGTAGCGGCGAATTTGTGACAGATTCTGATTATAGAGGATGTAATCATGGATATTCAACATTTGGCGATTATAGATATACTATATCTCCAAGTAATGTGAAATATCATTCATATTGTTCATATAATCAAACGTTACAGATTGGTGTAGGTGCGGCAGCTTGGAATAGAAATGAAATTTCTCATATTGTAAAAGCTTCAAAAGCATCTGATGCAAATATGTTATATTATTCTGTTAAATTTTCTAGTTCGGGTACACTTGCAAGCACAATACATTATATTAATGGGGCATGGTCATCTAATATTAATGGTAGGTGGACGAAAACGAGAATTAATGTTGATAATGACCAAGGTATTATTAGTTCAGGTACGATTGCCCATGAAATAGGACATGCCTATGGACTATCTCATAGAATCACTAATCAAAATAGTATTATGTGTCAGGTAAGATATGGAAGAAAAGTTGATACGGTTCAATATACCGATTTGGAAGCCCTTAGACATATTTATTAA
- a CDS encoding helix-turn-helix domain-containing protein — translation MIYYGRLFELMKLQGKNTTHIREEKIIGQETLRKLKLGTGIIEIYDYKNPKTGIVEKKQREISVDTKSIESLCTWLNCQPNEIMEVIPNTWKNADRLCEVLKCSSEELPSRVSMESKEDE, via the coding sequence ATGATATATTATGGTAGATTATTTGAATTGATGAAATTACAGGGGAAAAATACAACCCATATAAGAGAAGAAAAAATAATCGGTCAGGAGACTTTACGAAAATTAAAACTTGGAACAGGAATAATAGAAATATACGACTATAAGAATCCTAAAACCGGAATCGTAGAAAAAAAGCAAAGGGAAATTTCAGTAGATACCAAATCCATAGAATCTCTGTGCACATGGCTCAATTGTCAGCCAAATGAGATTATGGAAGTGATTCCAAATACATGGAAAAATGCTGATAGGTTATGTGAAGTATTAAAGTGTAGCAGTGAAGAGTTGCCGTCAAGGGTTTCAATGGAAAGTAAAGAGGATGAGTGA
- a CDS encoding helix-turn-helix domain-containing protein, producing the protein MVYENIRNLREDNDKTQTELADYLHVKQTTYSKYELGKINIPIEVFVKLADYYDVSVDYLLGRTSKKTP; encoded by the coding sequence ATGGTTTATGAAAATATCCGTAATTTGCGCGAAGACAATGATAAGACACAAACAGAACTTGCCGATTATTTACATGTCAAACAGACTACTTATTCCAAATATGAATTAGGGAAAATCAATATTCCTATTGAAGTGTTTGTTAAACTGGCAGATTATTATGATGTTTCTGTGGATTATCTTTTAGGACGAACCAGTAAAAAGACTCCATAG
- a CDS encoding biotin/lipoyl-containing protein: MVKPGEKFKRNQVLAVVEAMKMETNVIALMDGEMDEILVKEGKEIKAGELLMTVKTVK; encoded by the coding sequence TTGGTAAAACCGGGAGAAAAATTCAAGAGGAATCAGGTCCTGGCAGTGGTAGAGGCTATGAAGATGGAGACAAATGTAATTGCGCTCATGGATGGAGAGATGGATGAAATCCTTGTAAAAGAGGGAAAAGAGATTAAAGCTGGGGAACTGCTGATGACAGTTAAGACAGTAAAATAA
- a CDS encoding choline-binding protein A has protein sequence MQTEWLNLNGTWYYLNSSGAMHVGWIQLNGIWYYLKSNGAMACNESLTISGKKYHFNASGKCTNP, from the coding sequence ATGCAGACTGAATGGCTAAACTTAAATGGAACTTGGTATTATTTGAATTCCAGTGGAGCTATGCATGTAGGCTGGATTCAATTAAATGGTATTTGGTATTATCTGAAATCTAATGGGGCAATGGCTTGTAATGAAAGTCTTACTATCTCTGGTAAAAAGTATCACTTTAATGCAAGTGGAAAATGTACTAATCCTTGA
- a CDS encoding AAA family ATPase, protein MNNDLKEFIRDSLEDLCDAIDQAPTGVKDFDWPTRKSLILDLSSYLMYLSASDGNIVWQEAAYISECLDTTLSVEDIICLIKENNLYSSEFASRVPLTLQIFVKADNMAIENTNFSVSNMLYETYGVLGKEFLACDENIANEEIDDMLIYLNMLRNYIEENLLYAIDIKMPEEIGQEYIVETGIEDELDTENEENLEDLLCQLDSLVGLNAVKNDVKSLINFMQIQKIREERGLKRIPMTLHLVFSGNPGTGKTTVARLLSKIYHKLGVLSKGHLIETDRSGLVGGYVGQTAIKVNEVIQKALGGILFIDEAYSLTENKGENDFGLEAVDTLLKGMEDNRDDLIVIVAGYPDLMDNFLNSNPGLRSRFNKFIKFDDYSPAELSAIFCSVCDSDLISYLLVGNAVVFIKLFNKITVIFC, encoded by the coding sequence ATGAATAATGATTTAAAGGAGTTTATTAGAGATAGCTTAGAAGATTTATGTGATGCTATAGATCAGGCACCAACAGGAGTGAAAGATTTTGATTGGCCCACTCGTAAGTCATTAATTTTAGATTTATCATCATATCTTATGTATTTGTCTGCATCGGACGGGAATATCGTATGGCAAGAGGCTGCTTATATTAGCGAATGTCTTGATACCACTCTAAGCGTAGAAGATATAATTTGTTTGATAAAAGAGAATAATCTATATAGTTCGGAGTTTGCATCAAGGGTACCATTAACTTTACAAATATTTGTGAAGGCGGACAACATGGCAATTGAAAACACGAATTTTTCTGTTTCAAATATGCTTTATGAAACATACGGAGTCTTAGGAAAAGAATTTTTGGCTTGTGATGAGAATATAGCTAATGAAGAAATAGATGATATGTTAATTTATTTAAATATGTTGCGTAACTATATTGAAGAAAACTTATTGTATGCTATAGATATTAAGATGCCAGAAGAAATTGGACAAGAATATATAGTAGAGACGGGAATAGAAGATGAGTTAGACACGGAAAACGAAGAAAATTTAGAAGATTTGTTATGCCAACTAGACTCTTTAGTTGGTCTTAATGCTGTTAAAAATGATGTTAAATCCCTTATTAATTTTATGCAAATTCAAAAAATAAGGGAAGAACGTGGTCTAAAACGAATACCTATGACTTTACATCTGGTCTTTTCTGGAAATCCAGGGACAGGAAAAACAACAGTGGCACGTTTGTTGTCAAAAATTTATCATAAATTAGGTGTTCTTTCAAAAGGACATTTAATAGAAACCGATAGATCTGGACTTGTTGGTGGATATGTAGGACAAACTGCCATAAAAGTTAATGAGGTTATTCAAAAAGCGTTAGGAGGTATTCTGTTTATAGATGAAGCATATTCTTTGACTGAGAACAAAGGCGAAAATGATTTTGGATTAGAAGCAGTTGATACACTACTAAAAGGAATGGAAGATAACAGAGATGATTTGATAGTAATAGTGGCAGGTTATCCTGATTTAATGGATAACTTTTTGAACTCAAATCCGGGATTACGTTCAAGATTTAATAAATTTATAAAGTTTGATGACTACAGTCCTGCTGAATTATCTGCTATCTTTTGTAGTGTTTGTGACTCTGATTTGATAAGCTATTTGTTGGTCGGTAACGCTGTTGTTTTCATCAAGCTTTTTAACAAGATTACTGTAATTTTCTGCTAA
- the cls gene encoding cardiolipin synthase: MQSEEMKKKGLKGVKTIIFGRTLIVVFAFLIQFALVIASFIWLRDYSFYVYAGFVVLGVLVLLHLFNSRGNPDFKLVWMIPVTVVPVFGALLYLYINSQPGTRMIYQRLQHLGKFTKQFVTQKEKVKKDLERKNPQMGHLASYLMEYGTCPVYEHTLVTYFPLGDEQFPAMLRELEKAETFIFMEYFILEEGYMWNTVLEILKKKVIEGVEVRVMYDGMCVLALLPSFYPRILEKEGIQCKMFAPIKPFFSPHYNNRDHRKILVIDGKTAFTGGTNLADEYINKKERFGHWKDTAVMLKGEAVERFTFMFLEMWGVSERRDLEYEPYRTPANLQIPNDGYVIPYDVMPYGYERTGKQVYLDILNTAQNYVHIMTPYLILDHEMILALTYAAKRGVEVCIIMPHIPDKKTAFALAKTYYNELLEAGVEIYEYTPGFVHAKVFTSDDEKAVVGTVNMDYRSFYHHFEDGVLFYRNSQIPYVERDFQNTKKKCVKISVADYKRLGLFTRIMGKVLRIFAPLM, translated from the coding sequence ATGCAGTCTGAGGAGATGAAAAAGAAAGGGCTGAAAGGTGTTAAGACCATTATTTTTGGCAGAACCCTGATCGTGGTCTTTGCCTTTTTGATTCAGTTCGCACTGGTTATCGCCAGTTTTATCTGGCTGAGAGATTACAGTTTTTATGTTTATGCCGGATTTGTGGTTCTGGGTGTGCTTGTACTTCTGCATCTTTTCAACAGCAGGGGAAACCCTGATTTTAAGCTGGTCTGGATGATTCCGGTGACAGTAGTTCCTGTATTTGGGGCTTTGCTCTATCTCTATATCAACAGCCAGCCGGGAACCAGGATGATTTACCAGAGGCTTCAGCACCTGGGAAAATTCACAAAACAGTTTGTGACCCAGAAAGAAAAGGTGAAAAAGGATCTGGAGCGGAAGAACCCTCAAATGGGGCATTTGGCTTCCTATTTGATGGAGTACGGTACCTGTCCAGTCTATGAGCACACTCTTGTGACTTATTTTCCGCTGGGCGATGAGCAGTTCCCAGCCATGCTGAGAGAATTGGAGAAGGCGGAAACTTTTATCTTCATGGAGTATTTTATCCTGGAAGAGGGATATATGTGGAACACTGTGCTGGAGATTTTGAAAAAGAAAGTCATAGAAGGTGTGGAAGTCAGAGTCATGTACGACGGCATGTGCGTGCTGGCGCTGCTGCCCTCATTTTATCCGAGAATACTGGAGAAAGAGGGGATACAGTGTAAGATGTTTGCGCCGATCAAACCATTTTTCTCACCGCATTACAATAACAGGGATCACAGGAAGATCCTTGTGATCGACGGTAAAACAGCCTTTACCGGCGGGACTAATCTGGCGGATGAGTATATTAATAAGAAGGAACGTTTCGGCCACTGGAAGGACACGGCAGTCATGCTGAAGGGCGAGGCAGTGGAACGCTTTACCTTCATGTTTCTGGAAATGTGGGGCGTGTCAGAGCGTAGGGACCTGGAGTATGAGCCATACCGGACCCCCGCCAATCTGCAGATACCCAATGACGGATATGTCATCCCTTATGATGTGATGCCATACGGTTATGAGCGGACTGGAAAACAGGTATATCTGGATATATTGAATACGGCACAGAACTATGTACATATCATGACACCGTACCTGATCCTGGATCATGAGATGATCCTGGCTCTGACCTATGCCGCAAAACGTGGTGTGGAAGTCTGCATCATCATGCCTCATATTCCGGATAAAAAAACTGCCTTTGCCCTTGCGAAGACCTACTACAATGAGCTTTTGGAGGCCGGTGTGGAAATCTATGAATACACGCCCGGATTTGTCCACGCCAAAGTTTTTACTTCGGATGACGAGAAGGCTGTTGTGGGTACTGTGAATATGGATTACAGAAGCTTTTATCATCATTTTGAGGATGGAGTTCTCTTCTATCGAAACTCCCAGATTCCCTATGTGGAGCGGGACTTTCAGAATACGAAAAAGAAATGTGTGAAGATTTCAGTGGCAGACTATAAACGCCTGGGACTTTTCACCAGGATCATGGGAAAAGTACTGCGTATTTTTGCACCCCTGATGTAA
- a CDS encoding DUF5659 domain-containing protein: MFNQRLAGFLIMSGYRLMGLEENQKYKGKNVFYFMDSDKIHKSIQVYFGNAMSK; this comes from the coding sequence ATCTTTAATCAGCGTCTGGCTGGATTTTTAATAATGTCTGGATACAGACTTATGGGATTAGAGGAAAATCAAAAATATAAAGGCAAAAATGTGTTCTATTTTATGGATTCAGATAAAATTCATAAAAGTATCCAAGTCTATTTTGGAAACGCAATGTCAAAGTAG
- a CDS encoding HNH endonuclease, with protein sequence MALVITNGTYYLKTNRNGGIEKTSTVEDAQEFYNVNVATHKMMKAPRKTRGYYILDTDGNEQPSSGKKRGRKKYSEDVRRMIYDKAEGRCQLCGRKITYEELTLDHIVPLAMNGMDCVSNLQATDAACNSFKGCILPEKFMDRITEIFMYQMDKRYSDKISWKMARNLLMEIL encoded by the coding sequence ATGGCTTTAGTAATCACGAATGGAACGTATTATTTAAAGACTAATAGAAATGGTGGAATCGAAAAGACTTCAACTGTTGAGGATGCTCAAGAGTTTTATAATGTGAATGTTGCTACACATAAGATGATGAAAGCGCCACGGAAAACAAGGGGATATTATATCTTGGATACTGATGGAAATGAGCAACCATCAAGCGGGAAAAAGAGAGGTCGGAAAAAGTATTCAGAAGATGTAAGAAGAATGATTTATGATAAGGCAGAGGGCAGGTGTCAATTATGCGGGCGGAAAATAACCTATGAGGAGCTTACGCTGGATCACATAGTACCCCTTGCTATGAATGGAATGGATTGTGTGAGCAATTTACAAGCGACTGATGCAGCTTGTAATAGTTTTAAGGGTTGTATACTTCCTGAGAAATTTATGGATAGGATTACGGAAATATTCATGTATCAGATGGATAAAAGGTATTCAGATAAGATTAGCTGGAAAATGGCACGGAACCTGCTAATGGAAATTCTGTAG
- a CDS encoding YjdF family protein, giving the protein MDRISITVKVFFQDPFWIGLCERTDNGSCSVCKVTFGPEPKEYEVQEFISQNWYRLCFSPAVAEAGRRTEHRNPKRMQREVKKQMNQTGIGTKAQQALKLQHEENKEKRKSFTKEKREEEDQRKFVLRQQKRKEKHRGR; this is encoded by the coding sequence ATGGACAGAATTTCGATAACAGTGAAGGTGTTTTTTCAGGACCCCTTTTGGATTGGCCTGTGTGAACGAACAGACAACGGAAGCTGCTCCGTATGTAAAGTCACATTTGGGCCTGAGCCAAAAGAGTATGAGGTACAGGAATTTATCAGTCAGAACTGGTATCGTTTATGTTTCAGTCCGGCTGTTGCCGAAGCGGGGAGAAGAACAGAGCACAGGAATCCCAAAAGGATGCAGCGTGAGGTGAAAAAGCAGATGAACCAGACGGGCATCGGCACAAAAGCCCAGCAGGCTCTGAAACTCCAGCATGAGGAAAACAAAGAGAAACGTAAATCCTTTACCAAAGAGAAAAGGGAAGAGGAGGATCAGAGAAAATTTGTTCTTAGGCAGCAGAAAAGAAAGGAAAAGCACAGAGGAAGATAA
- the metA gene encoding homoserine O-acetyltransferase MetA has protein sequence MPIKIQSALPVKEILEKENIFVMDEGRAVHQDIRPIRILILNLMPLKEETELQLLRSLSNTPLQVDVSFMMVATHESKNTATSHLNKFYETFDRVKAHKFDGMIITGAPVEQMEFEEVDYWEELKEIMEWTKTNVTSTIYLCWAAQAGLYYHYGLEKKKMDHKVFGLFSHKVKNRKVPLVRGFDDEFLAPHSRHTEVTAEDIHACEALTVLAESEEAGVFLCMAMDGRQIFVMGHPEYDRVTLDGEYKRDKGKGMDIKLPKNYYPENDPDNKPLLLWRAHANNLYTNWLNYYVYQITPYDLEGTPF, from the coding sequence ATGCCCATTAAAATACAAAGCGCCTTGCCGGTCAAGGAAATATTGGAAAAAGAGAATATATTCGTCATGGATGAGGGACGTGCAGTCCATCAGGATATCCGCCCTATCCGAATCCTGATTTTAAATCTGATGCCGCTCAAAGAGGAGACAGAACTGCAGCTTCTGCGTTCTTTGTCCAATACGCCTCTGCAGGTGGATGTGTCCTTTATGATGGTTGCAACCCATGAATCAAAGAATACAGCCACCAGTCATCTGAATAAATTTTATGAGACCTTTGACCGGGTAAAGGCTCATAAGTTTGACGGAATGATCATTACAGGCGCACCGGTGGAACAGATGGAGTTCGAGGAAGTGGACTACTGGGAAGAGTTAAAAGAAATCATGGAGTGGACGAAAACCAATGTCACTTCCACGATCTATCTGTGCTGGGCTGCCCAGGCAGGACTTTATTATCATTATGGGCTGGAGAAGAAAAAGATGGACCACAAGGTGTTCGGTCTTTTCAGCCATAAAGTGAAAAACCGTAAGGTGCCGCTTGTGCGAGGATTTGATGATGAATTTTTAGCTCCCCATTCCCGTCATACAGAAGTAACGGCGGAGGATATCCACGCCTGTGAGGCACTGACTGTGCTGGCTGAATCGGAGGAAGCCGGGGTATTCCTCTGCATGGCAATGGATGGGCGCCAGATCTTTGTTATGGGGCATCCGGAATATGACCGGGTAACTTTGGATGGGGAATATAAGAGGGATAAAGGGAAAGGGATGGATATAAAGCTTCCGAAGAATTATTATCCTGAGAATGATCCGGATAATAAGCCTCTTTTGCTGTGGAGAGCACATGCGAATAATTTGTATACGAATTGGTTGAATTATTATGTGTATCAGATCACGCCTTATGATTTGGAGGGAACGCCGTTCTAA
- a CDS encoding ribonucleoside-diphosphate reductase subunit alpha, whose protein sequence is MIIMKRSGQSEPYDIRKIKNAVLLAFKSVGQPYMNEEIEKVAELAEHKIEKYCLNEAQSGHTETLEPCQLQVEQVQDIVERSLTELNYYEVLKSFILYRNERSRRREVRGKIMGYFGEAGELDMVLKDIQIKYTDHVYHLEHLLAKFLTFYREGIQVEDRLDLLKKAAVELTTQEAPLWEFAAGRILHLQFTYRLERELEKFQIHNFYDKIHCLTKMGLYGSYILENYTKEEILRYETYMQEDRNYLFNYSGLELLLNRYVIKSRQNVPLESVQEMFLGIAMHLAMPEKKNRDKWVRRFYDMLSTLKVTMATPTLSNARKPYHQLSSCFIDTVPDSLDGIYRSIDNFAKVSKFGGGMGLYFGKVRAAGSDIRGFEGAAGGVIRWIKLANDTAVAVDQLGVRQGAVAVYLDAWHRDLPEFLSLRTNNGDDRMKAHDVFPAVCYPDLFWKTAKEDIEADWYLMCPHEILTIKGYALEDSFGQEWERKYQECVADSRIKKRVIPIKELIRLIIRSAAETGTPFTFNRDIVNKANPNSHKGIIYGSNLCTEIAQNMSPIKQVEQRTEVVDNETVVVTVTQPGEFVVCNLASLSLGRIDVDNRQEIEEITRNAMRALDNVIDLNFFPVPYARINNMKYRPVGLGVSGYHHMLAKKGILWESEEHLQLVDRIFEDINFAAVRASCENAEEKGSYSYFPGSEWESGAYFEKRAYVSERWCSLKNQVKLKGMRNGYLLAVAPTSSTSMIAGTTAGVDPVMNRYFLEEKKNGLVPRVAPELNTDTYWYYKNAHHINQEWSVRACGIRQRHIDQAQSMNLYITNDYTFRQVLNLYLLAWEEEVKTIYYIRSRSLEVEECEVCAS, encoded by the coding sequence ATGATCATTATGAAAAGAAGTGGACAGTCAGAACCCTATGACATACGAAAAATTAAAAATGCGGTATTGCTGGCATTTAAAAGTGTCGGTCAGCCATATATGAATGAGGAGATTGAAAAAGTTGCAGAGCTGGCAGAACATAAAATTGAAAAATACTGTTTAAATGAGGCACAAAGCGGGCATACGGAGACTTTGGAGCCCTGTCAGCTGCAGGTAGAGCAAGTACAGGACATTGTAGAGCGTTCACTCACTGAACTGAATTACTACGAAGTGCTGAAAAGCTTCATATTATATAGAAACGAGAGAAGCAGAAGGCGGGAAGTCAGGGGAAAGATCATGGGGTATTTTGGGGAAGCAGGAGAACTGGATATGGTTCTCAAAGATATTCAGATTAAATATACAGACCATGTGTATCACCTGGAGCACCTGCTTGCCAAATTTCTCACTTTTTATAGAGAAGGAATCCAGGTGGAAGATCGCCTGGATTTACTAAAAAAGGCTGCAGTGGAACTGACGACCCAGGAAGCACCTCTCTGGGAATTTGCCGCGGGCCGTATTTTACACCTGCAGTTTACCTACAGATTAGAGCGTGAACTGGAAAAGTTTCAGATACACAATTTTTATGATAAGATTCATTGTCTGACAAAGATGGGTCTGTATGGCAGCTATATTTTAGAAAATTATACAAAGGAGGAGATTCTCCGATACGAGACATACATGCAGGAGGACAGAAATTATCTGTTTAATTATTCCGGTCTGGAGCTTCTTTTAAACCGATATGTGATCAAAAGCCGCCAGAATGTTCCCCTGGAAAGCGTGCAGGAGATGTTTCTGGGCATTGCTATGCATCTGGCTATGCCGGAAAAGAAGAACAGGGATAAGTGGGTTCGGCGTTTCTATGACATGCTCAGCACATTAAAGGTGACTATGGCAACCCCCACGCTGTCAAATGCCAGAAAACCATATCACCAGCTTTCCTCCTGCTTCATAGACACGGTACCGGACAGTCTGGATGGGATTTACCGCAGTATCGACAATTTTGCAAAGGTCAGCAAATTTGGCGGAGGTATGGGGCTGTATTTTGGAAAAGTAAGGGCAGCAGGCAGTGATATCCGTGGGTTTGAAGGAGCGGCAGGAGGTGTTATCCGCTGGATCAAACTGGCAAATGACACGGCAGTGGCAGTGGACCAGCTCGGTGTCCGGCAGGGAGCAGTGGCTGTCTATCTGGATGCATGGCACAGAGATCTTCCTGAATTTTTAAGCCTGCGCACAAATAACGGAGATGACAGGATGAAAGCCCATGATGTATTCCCGGCGGTCTGCTACCCGGACCTGTTTTGGAAGACAGCGAAAGAAGACATAGAGGCTGACTGGTATCTCATGTGCCCTCACGAAATTCTTACGATCAAAGGGTATGCTCTGGAAGATTCCTTCGGTCAGGAGTGGGAGCGGAAATACCAGGAATGTGTGGCTGACAGCAGAATCAAAAAACGGGTGATTCCAATCAAGGAACTGATACGCCTGATCATCCGAAGTGCTGCGGAGACAGGTACTCCCTTTACTTTCAACAGGGATATTGTCAACAAAGCCAATCCAAACAGTCACAAAGGCATAATATACGGCAGTAATCTCTGTACAGAAATTGCCCAGAATATGAGCCCCATTAAACAGGTGGAACAGAGGACGGAAGTTGTGGACAACGAGACTGTGGTTGTAACTGTTACACAACCGGGAGAATTTGTGGTGTGTAACCTGGCAAGTCTTTCGCTGGGAAGAATTGATGTGGATAATAGACAGGAGATAGAGGAGATCACAAGAAATGCTATGCGTGCCCTGGATAATGTTATTGATCTGAACTTCTTTCCGGTTCCCTATGCCAGAATCAATAACATGAAATACCGCCCCGTAGGGCTGGGAGTCAGTGGATATCATCATATGCTGGCAAAGAAGGGGATCCTCTGGGAGTCTGAGGAACATTTACAACTGGTGGACCGAATTTTTGAAGACATCAATTTTGCGGCTGTGAGAGCGAGCTGTGAAAATGCGGAGGAAAAGGGAAGTTACTCGTATTTTCCGGGAAGTGAGTGGGAAAGTGGTGCTTATTTTGAAAAACGGGCATATGTCTCGGAGCGCTGGTGTTCTCTCAAAAACCAGGTGAAGTTAAAAGGGATGCGCAATGGTTATCTCCTTGCAGTTGCTCCAACAAGCAGCACCAGCATGATCGCGGGAACAACAGCAGGTGTTGACCCGGTGATGAACCGGTATTTTCTGGAGGAGAAAAAGAACGGCCTTGTGCCCAGGGTGGCACCGGAGCTTAATACAGACACTTATTGGTATTACAAAAATGCTCATCATATCAATCAGGAATGGTCTGTCCGTGCCTGTGGAATCCGGCAGCGCCATATTGACCAGGCACAGAGTATGAATCTGTATATTACCAATGACTATACTTTCCGCCAGGTACTTAATTTGTACCTGCTCGCCTGGGAGGAAGAGGTGAAGACCATATACTATATCCGTTCTAGAAGCCTGGAAGTGGAAGAATGCGAGGTGTGCGCAAGCTGA
- a CDS encoding helix-turn-helix domain-containing protein, with protein MAQKLKQSDDISIGDNLRKLRNEANMTQEQIVAQLQLRNFSISRSIYSQMESGTYNIRISELIALAEILHTDYNTIFKGLDYNK; from the coding sequence ATGGCTCAAAAGTTAAAGCAAAGCGATGATATCTCTATAGGTGATAACCTTAGAAAATTAAGAAATGAAGCAAATATGACACAGGAACAAATTGTCGCACAGCTTCAGCTACGAAACTTTTCTATTTCCCGGAGCATCTACTCTCAAATGGAATCCGGTACATACAATATCAGGATCAGTGAATTGATCGCTTTAGCTGAAATCCTGCACACCGATTACAACACCATATTTAAAGGGCTTGATTACAATAAGTAG